A region of Microtus ochrogaster isolate Prairie Vole_2 linkage group LG1, MicOch1.0, whole genome shotgun sequence DNA encodes the following proteins:
- the LOC101993550 gene encoding putative 60S ribosomal protein L37a, giving the protein MAKRTKKVEIVGTYGTRYGASLRKMVKKIEISQHAKYTCSFCGKTKMKRRAVGIWHCGSCMKTVAGGAWTYNTTSAVTVKSAIRRLKELKNQ; this is encoded by the coding sequence ATGGCTAAACGCACAAAGAAGGTAGAGATCGTCGGGACATACGGGACCCGCTATGGTGCCTCCCTCCGGAAAATggtgaagaaaattgaaatcagcCAGCACGCCAAGTACACGTGCTCCTTCTGTGGCAAGACCAAGATGAAGAGACGAGCCGTCGGCATCTGGCACTGTGGCTCCTGCATGAAAACAGTGGCTGGCGGGGCCTGGACCTACAACACGACTTCCGCCGTCACAGTGAAGTCTGCCATCAGAAGACTGAAGGAACTGAAAAACCAGTAA